Proteins encoded by one window of Halorubrum ruber:
- a CDS encoding BolA family protein: MTIAPDEVADLIEENLPDAVARVTAPRIHDDEDEDAHFAAVVVSPAFEGESLVDQHQLVYDAVGDHMTRSVHALEIKTYTPEAYAEHGDGSLDADLREAGLLPVDEA; encoded by the coding sequence ATGACAATCGCACCCGACGAGGTCGCAGACCTCATCGAGGAGAACCTCCCCGACGCGGTCGCCCGCGTGACCGCGCCCCGGATCCACGACGACGAGGACGAGGACGCTCACTTCGCGGCCGTCGTCGTCTCGCCCGCCTTCGAGGGCGAGTCGCTCGTCGACCAGCACCAGTTAGTGTACGACGCGGTCGGCGACCACATGACGCGCTCGGTCCACGCCTTAGAGATCAAGACGTACACTCCCGAGGCGTACGCGGAACACGGTGACGGGAGCCTCGACGCAGACCTCCGCGAGGCGGGACTGCTCCCGGTCGACGAGGCCTGA
- a CDS encoding geranylgeranyl reductase family protein: MYDFVVVGAGPPGSRFARRAAEAGHDVVAFEKGSVGEPLACSGHVSDDVWEYVPDGARDELLQNLVYGARFHVGGPGSRAYPFYKREPVSNVIDRVGLDRTLADCARDAGADVREDHTVVGVEERSDRVVVDVKTPAGDVERVEARMVAGCDGPTSRVRRALDLPEPDELLHGVLGFDPEPDAGDYVDVHLTAPTFFAWRIPRGDAGVEYGLAAPPSEDVSGMFDRLTDAYGATTDRRCSGAIPVGPPARTTSDRGFLIGDAAAQTKPFTGGGILYGMRAADVAAAAIDPRDPATLADYESGWRDELATEIRLGKAIRRCYSLPEPVQRVGLRALSGEIGVHMDEPSSFFSPSNLRALFSRGAPPEQKSRGD, from the coding sequence ATGTACGATTTCGTCGTCGTGGGCGCGGGGCCGCCGGGCTCCCGGTTCGCGCGGCGCGCGGCCGAGGCCGGGCACGACGTCGTCGCCTTCGAGAAGGGGTCGGTCGGCGAGCCGCTCGCCTGCTCCGGGCACGTCTCCGACGACGTGTGGGAGTACGTCCCCGACGGCGCCCGCGACGAACTCCTCCAGAACCTCGTGTACGGCGCTCGCTTCCACGTCGGGGGTCCGGGCTCGCGGGCGTACCCGTTCTACAAGCGAGAGCCGGTGTCGAACGTGATCGACCGCGTCGGGCTCGACCGGACACTCGCGGACTGCGCGCGCGATGCCGGCGCCGACGTCCGAGAGGACCACACCGTCGTCGGCGTCGAGGAGCGATCCGACCGGGTCGTCGTCGACGTCAAGACGCCCGCGGGCGACGTGGAGCGGGTCGAGGCACGGATGGTCGCCGGCTGCGACGGGCCGACCTCGCGGGTGCGCCGCGCGCTCGACCTCCCGGAGCCGGACGAGCTGCTCCACGGGGTCCTCGGGTTCGACCCGGAGCCGGACGCGGGCGACTACGTCGACGTCCACCTCACCGCGCCGACGTTCTTCGCGTGGCGGATCCCCCGCGGCGACGCGGGCGTCGAGTACGGGTTAGCGGCGCCGCCGAGCGAGGACGTGTCGGGGATGTTCGACCGGCTCACGGACGCGTACGGCGCGACGACGGACCGGCGCTGCTCGGGCGCGATTCCGGTCGGCCCGCCGGCGCGGACGACGAGCGACCGCGGCTTCCTGATCGGCGACGCCGCCGCGCAGACCAAGCCGTTCACCGGCGGCGGCATCCTCTACGGGATGCGCGCGGCCGACGTTGCCGCGGCGGCGATCGACCCGCGCGACCCGGCGACGCTCGCCGACTACGAGTCCGGGTGGCGCGACGAGCTCGCCACGGAGATCCGGCTCGGGAAGGCGATCCGGCGGTGCTACTCGCTCCCGGAACCGGTCCAGCGGGTCGGACTGCGGGCGCTGTCGGGCGAGATCGGCGTCCACATGGACGAGCCGTCCTCGTTCTTCTCGCCGTCGAACCTGCGGGCGCTGTTCTCGCGGGGGGCCCCTCCGGAACAGAAAAGTCGCGGCGACTGA
- the surE gene encoding 5'/3'-nucleotidase SurE — MSADRILLTNDDGVDAAGLRALYEALADEYAVTVVAPADDQSSVGRRLSEDVAVDDHELGYVVDGTPVDCVVAGLDELVTDADAVIAGCNEGANLGAYTLGRSGTVSAAVEAAFFGVPAVATSMYVPGGDDWWKREFEPKDFAHAVRATRFLLDEAADAGVFDRADYLNVNAPIADADRAPLRVTTPSTWYGMRAEQNGDGRVGFSDPIWGRMNEGNVPDPVGTDRRAVVDGEVSVSPLSVPHAAEPNAGLDELVDAYEAAIRS, encoded by the coding sequence ATGAGCGCCGACCGGATCCTGTTGACCAACGACGACGGCGTCGACGCCGCGGGGCTCCGCGCGCTGTACGAGGCGCTCGCCGACGAGTACGCGGTGACCGTCGTCGCGCCGGCCGACGACCAGTCCTCGGTCGGCCGCCGCCTCTCCGAGGACGTCGCGGTCGACGACCACGAGCTGGGGTACGTAGTAGACGGCACTCCCGTGGACTGCGTCGTCGCGGGGCTCGACGAACTCGTCACGGACGCCGACGCGGTCATCGCCGGCTGCAACGAGGGGGCGAACCTCGGCGCCTACACGCTCGGCCGGTCGGGGACCGTCTCCGCGGCGGTCGAGGCGGCGTTCTTCGGCGTGCCCGCGGTGGCGACCTCGATGTACGTGCCCGGCGGCGACGACTGGTGGAAACGGGAGTTCGAGCCCAAAGACTTCGCGCACGCGGTCCGCGCGACGCGGTTCCTCCTCGACGAGGCGGCCGACGCCGGCGTGTTCGACCGCGCGGACTACCTCAACGTCAACGCGCCCATCGCGGACGCGGACCGCGCGCCGCTCCGGGTCACGACGCCCTCGACGTGGTACGGGATGCGCGCGGAACAGAACGGCGACGGTCGCGTGGGCTTTTCGGACCCGATCTGGGGCCGCATGAACGAGGGCAACGTGCCCGATCCCGTGGGGACCGACCGCCGCGCCGTCGTCGACGGCGAGGTGTCGGTCTCGCCGCTGTCTGTGCCGCACGCCGCCGAACCGAACGCGGGGCTCGACGAGCTGGTAGACGCCTACGAGGCGGCGATTCGGTCGTGA
- a CDS encoding DUF1028 domain-containing protein, translating into MPPRPSTFSIAARDPETGAVGVAVQSKFVAVGAVVPFVSADAGAVATQSFANVAYGPDGLDLLREGHAPAEAIDRLTAADEEAPSRQVGVVDVDTDEEPAAFTGDECHDHAGDRQGDHYTVQGNILENADTLDTMAEAFEETDGGLPERLIAALHAGNEAGGDKRGEQSAALYVAKPEGGYDGKNDRWVDVRVDDHERPIDELERVFKIYDVTLLEREAPDETRELTGESAVGVQSALVDLGFYDGEPTAEFGDDARDALESFRGMNNFENHSLAVLEDAIARGWDETASDDDPESRLVDAIWHGLSRLDRA; encoded by the coding sequence ATGCCACCTCGACCCTCGACGTTCTCGATCGCCGCGCGCGACCCGGAGACGGGCGCGGTCGGCGTCGCCGTCCAGTCGAAGTTCGTCGCCGTCGGCGCCGTGGTCCCGTTCGTGAGCGCCGACGCGGGCGCGGTGGCCACGCAGAGCTTCGCGAACGTCGCCTACGGCCCCGACGGCCTCGATCTGCTCCGCGAGGGCCATGCGCCCGCCGAGGCGATCGATCGGCTCACGGCCGCCGACGAGGAGGCGCCCTCGCGTCAAGTCGGCGTCGTTGACGTCGACACCGACGAGGAGCCCGCGGCGTTCACCGGCGACGAGTGCCACGACCACGCCGGCGACAGGCAGGGGGATCACTACACGGTCCAGGGCAACATCTTGGAGAACGCCGACACCCTCGACACGATGGCGGAGGCCTTCGAGGAGACGGACGGCGGCCTCCCGGAGCGGCTGATCGCGGCGCTCCACGCGGGCAACGAGGCGGGCGGCGACAAGCGCGGCGAGCAGTCCGCGGCGCTGTACGTCGCCAAGCCCGAGGGGGGCTACGACGGCAAGAACGACCGCTGGGTCGACGTGCGCGTCGACGACCACGAGCGGCCGATCGACGAGCTGGAGCGCGTGTTCAAGATCTACGACGTGACCCTCCTCGAACGCGAGGCGCCCGACGAGACCCGAGAGCTGACCGGCGAGAGCGCGGTCGGCGTCCAGTCCGCGCTCGTCGACCTCGGCTTCTACGACGGCGAGCCGACCGCCGAGTTCGGCGACGATGCCCGCGACGCCCTCGAGTCGTTCCGCGGCATGAACAACTTCGAGAACCACTCGCTCGCGGTGCTGGAAGACGCCATCGCGCGAGGGTGGGACGAGACCGCCTCCGACGACGACCCCGAGTCGCGGCTGGTCGACGCGATCTGGCACGGGCTCTCTCGACTCGACCGGGCGTAA
- a CDS encoding TRAM domain-containing protein has translation MVEITDSLACLYTGRVESRGDDYVVTVPASEIEHGSVDVGETYRIAVLDRAESGDEESASSAGDDAASVPDASGSSGETASDDGQRPTSRGAAGAVQPDPPVSEGEVRDVTIETLGDKGDGIAKIERGYVVIVPDAEPGEEPTVEITSVRENVSFANVVEE, from the coding sequence ATGGTCGAAATCACTGATTCTCTCGCGTGTCTGTACACGGGGCGGGTGGAGTCCCGCGGCGACGACTACGTCGTCACCGTTCCCGCCTCGGAGATCGAACACGGAAGCGTCGACGTCGGAGAGACGTATCGGATCGCCGTCTTAGACCGTGCCGAATCGGGTGACGAGGAGTCGGCGTCGAGCGCCGGAGACGACGCCGCGTCCGTTCCGGACGCGAGCGGTAGCTCGGGCGAGACCGCGTCCGACGACGGCCAGCGACCCACCTCCCGGGGTGCCGCCGGCGCCGTCCAGCCCGACCCGCCCGTCTCGGAGGGGGAGGTCCGCGACGTGACGATCGAGACGCTCGGCGACAAGGGCGACGGGATCGCGAAGATCGAGCGCGGCTACGTCGTCATCGTCCCGGACGCCGAACCCGGCGAGGAGCCGACCGTCGAGATCACGAGCGTCCGCGAGAACGTCTCGTTCGCGAACGTCGTCGAGGAGTAG
- a CDS encoding nucleotide exchange factor GrpE, translating into MSDDDAVDVESPDDAEGDAARANGTAEAAAEGAAGESAGNESADGEPSRDASDARRDGEAIAAAVAEHDEALAREVAALEADLAETREALRERDEEVEELTSKLARVKADFSNYKERAKRKQEDIRERASEALVERLTPVRNDLLRALDQDEGSDLRPGVESTLEKFDDVLAEEGVEAIDPEPGEEVDPARHQVMLRVDSDRPEGTIHEVYEPGYEMGDRVLSEAKVTVSTGGGE; encoded by the coding sequence ATGAGCGACGACGACGCCGTCGATGTCGAGTCCCCCGACGACGCCGAGGGCGACGCGGCGAGAGCGAACGGCACGGCGGAGGCGGCCGCCGAGGGAGCGGCGGGCGAGTCGGCCGGCAACGAATCGGCCGACGGGGAGCCGAGCAGAGACGCCTCCGACGCCCGCCGCGACGGCGAGGCGATCGCCGCGGCCGTCGCCGAACACGACGAGGCGCTCGCGCGGGAGGTCGCGGCGCTGGAGGCGGACCTCGCCGAGACCCGCGAGGCGCTCCGCGAGCGCGACGAGGAGGTCGAGGAGCTGACGAGCAAGCTCGCCCGCGTGAAGGCGGACTTCAGCAACTACAAGGAGCGCGCGAAGCGGAAGCAGGAGGACATCCGCGAGCGCGCCTCCGAGGCGCTCGTCGAGCGGCTCACCCCTGTCCGAAACGACCTCTTACGCGCGCTCGACCAGGACGAGGGGAGCGACCTTCGGCCCGGCGTCGAGTCGACGTTAGAGAAGTTCGACGACGTGCTCGCCGAGGAGGGCGTCGAAGCGATCGACCCCGAGCCGGGCGAGGAGGTCGACCCCGCGCGCCACCAGGTGATGCTCCGCGTCGACAGCGACCGCCCGGAGGGGACGATCCACGAGGTGTACGAGCCCGGCTACGAGATGGGCGACCGCGTGCTGAGCGAGGCGAAGGTGACCGTCAGCACCGGCGGCGGGGAGTAG
- a CDS encoding acyltransferase, producing the protein MRDDDAAGTRDEADSDPTRDDADPARSDRLDRFPTPGVRNSLWSWPDAKSPLAVVRNYVVIVLARICPSLRLKNWLLRRIGVTVGAGVAWGLESTPDVFWPERITVEDDAIIGYDATLLCHEFLREEYRLGDVVVEEGAMIGAGAVVLPGVTIGEGARVAANSLVAEDVPPGATVAGVPAEVVSQAESAPSDD; encoded by the coding sequence GTGAGAGACGACGACGCGGCCGGAACGCGTGACGAAGCCGATTCGGACCCGACGCGCGACGACGCGGACCCCGCCCGCAGCGACCGCCTCGATCGATTCCCGACGCCGGGCGTGCGCAACTCGCTGTGGTCGTGGCCCGACGCGAAGTCGCCGCTCGCGGTCGTCCGCAACTACGTCGTGATCGTCCTCGCGCGGATCTGTCCGAGCCTCCGGCTGAAGAACTGGCTGCTGCGTCGGATCGGCGTCACGGTCGGAGCCGGCGTCGCGTGGGGACTGGAGTCGACGCCGGACGTGTTCTGGCCGGAGCGGATCACCGTCGAGGACGACGCGATAATCGGGTACGACGCAACGTTGCTCTGCCACGAGTTCCTCCGCGAGGAGTACCGCCTCGGCGACGTGGTCGTCGAGGAGGGAGCGATGATCGGCGCGGGGGCGGTCGTCCTCCCCGGCGTCACGATCGGCGAGGGGGCACGCGTCGCCGCGAACTCGCTCGTCGCGGAGGACGTGCCGCCGGGCGCGACCGTCGCCGGCGTGCCGGCCGAGGTCGTCTCACAGGCCGAGTCGGCCCCGAGCGACGATTAA
- a CDS encoding thioredoxin domain-containing protein translates to MSQPTERNRLDGEASPYLQQHADNPVNWQPWGDEAFERAREHDVPVFVSIGYSSCHWCHVMAEESFEDESVASVVNESFVPIKVDREERPDVDSTFMTVCQLVTGGGGWPLSAWCTPEGKPFYVGTYFPPEPQQNHPGFRGLCERIADSWSDPEQREEMKRRADQWAESARDELESVPTPDAEDLDGEGTDSPSSEDLLDTAAAAALRGYDEEYGGFGSGGAKFPMPGRIDLLMRAYAGRGRDALLSAATGTLDGMANGGMYDQIGGGFHRYAVDREWTVPHFEKMLYDNAELPMAYLDGYRLAGDPAYARVASESLAFLDRELRHDDGAFFSTLDARSRPPESRRGDDKGDADDDEDVEGAFYVWTPEEVDAVLDEPAASLAKERYGIRSGGNFERGTTVPTIAASVEELAADRDLSPEEVREILTEARTALFDARETRPRPARDEKVLASWNGRAISAFARAGDALGEEYADIAREALDFCRERLYDADAETGALARRWLDGDVRGPGYLDDYAFLARGALDVYAATGDPEPLGFALDLAEDLVDEFHDVDDGTIYFTRDLDSEGAAEGGESAGGADTGPLIARPQEFTDRSTPSSLGVAAETLALLDGFRTDGELREIARRVVRTHADRVRGSPLEHASLVRAADVVETGGIEVTIAADEVPDEWRDTLGERYLPGALVAPRPATEAGLDEWLDDLGMTEAPPIWADRGATDGEPTAYVCEGFTCSPPRTDLDAALEWLETRESST, encoded by the coding sequence ATGTCACAGCCGACCGAGCGGAACCGCCTCGACGGGGAGGCGAGTCCCTACCTCCAACAGCACGCGGACAACCCCGTCAACTGGCAGCCGTGGGGCGACGAGGCGTTCGAGCGAGCGCGCGAACACGACGTGCCGGTGTTCGTCTCCATCGGCTACTCCTCGTGTCACTGGTGTCACGTCATGGCTGAGGAGAGCTTCGAGGACGAGTCGGTCGCGAGCGTCGTGAACGAGTCGTTCGTCCCGATCAAGGTCGACCGCGAGGAGCGCCCGGACGTCGACAGCACGTTCATGACCGTCTGCCAGCTGGTCACCGGCGGCGGCGGGTGGCCGCTCTCGGCGTGGTGTACGCCCGAGGGGAAGCCGTTCTACGTCGGGACCTACTTCCCGCCCGAGCCGCAGCAGAACCACCCCGGATTCCGCGGGCTCTGCGAGCGAATCGCCGACTCCTGGAGCGACCCCGAGCAGCGCGAGGAGATGAAGCGGCGCGCCGACCAGTGGGCCGAGAGCGCGCGCGACGAACTGGAGTCGGTGCCGACGCCGGACGCGGAGGACTTAGATGGAGAGGGGACCGACTCACCGTCCAGCGAGGACCTGCTCGACACGGCCGCCGCGGCCGCGCTCCGCGGCTACGACGAGGAGTACGGCGGCTTCGGGAGCGGCGGCGCGAAGTTCCCGATGCCCGGCCGGATCGACCTCCTCATGCGTGCGTACGCCGGTCGCGGCCGCGACGCGCTCCTGTCGGCCGCGACGGGGACGCTGGACGGAATGGCTAACGGCGGGATGTACGACCAGATCGGCGGCGGGTTCCACCGCTATGCGGTCGACCGCGAGTGGACGGTCCCCCACTTCGAGAAGATGCTGTACGACAACGCCGAGCTACCGATGGCCTACCTTGACGGCTACCGGCTCGCGGGCGACCCCGCCTACGCCCGGGTCGCAAGCGAGTCGCTCGCGTTCCTCGACCGCGAACTGCGCCACGACGACGGCGCGTTCTTCAGCACCCTCGACGCGCGGAGCCGGCCGCCCGAGAGCCGGCGAGGCGACGATAAGGGCGACGCCGACGACGACGAGGACGTCGAGGGCGCCTTCTACGTCTGGACCCCCGAGGAGGTCGACGCCGTCCTCGACGAGCCGGCGGCGTCGCTCGCGAAGGAGCGGTACGGGATCCGGTCCGGCGGCAACTTCGAGCGCGGCACGACCGTGCCGACGATAGCCGCGTCGGTCGAGGAACTGGCCGCGGACCGCGACCTGTCGCCCGAGGAAGTCCGAGAGATCCTGACCGAGGCCCGAACTGCGCTGTTCGACGCCCGGGAGACGCGGCCCCGGCCCGCCCGCGACGAGAAGGTGCTGGCCTCGTGGAACGGGCGAGCCATCTCCGCGTTCGCGCGGGCGGGAGACGCCCTCGGCGAAGAGTACGCCGACATCGCCCGCGAGGCGCTCGACTTCTGCCGCGAGCGGCTCTACGACGCCGACGCGGAGACCGGCGCACTTGCTCGTCGCTGGCTCGACGGCGACGTGCGCGGGCCGGGGTACCTCGACGACTACGCGTTCCTCGCGCGCGGCGCACTCGATGTCTACGCCGCGACAGGAGATCCGGAGCCGCTCGGGTTCGCTCTCGACCTGGCCGAGGACCTCGTCGACGAGTTCCACGACGTCGACGACGGGACGATCTACTTCACCCGCGACCTCGACAGCGAGGGGGCCGCGGAAGGCGGCGAGAGCGCCGGGGGCGCCGACACCGGCCCCCTCATCGCGCGACCGCAGGAGTTCACCGACCGGTCGACCCCGTCGAGCCTCGGGGTCGCGGCCGAGACGCTCGCGCTCCTCGACGGCTTCCGGACAGACGGGGAGTTGCGCGAGATCGCCCGGCGCGTCGTTCGCACGCACGCCGACCGGGTCCGCGGGAGCCCGCTGGAACACGCCTCGCTCGTGCGGGCCGCGGACGTCGTCGAGACCGGCGGCATCGAGGTGACGATCGCGGCCGACGAGGTACCGGACGAGTGGCGGGACACGCTCGGCGAGCGGTACCTGCCGGGCGCGCTGGTCGCCCCGCGCCCGGCCACGGAAGCCGGGCTCGACGAGTGGCTCGACGACCTCGGGATGACCGAGGCCCCGCCGATCTGGGCGGACCGCGGCGCGACCGACGGCGAGCCGACCGCGTACGTCTGCGAGGGGTTCACCTGCTCGCCGCCGCGGACCGACCTCGACGCGGCGCTGGAGTGGCTGGAGACGCGGGAGTCGTCGACGTAG
- a CDS encoding mandelate racemase/muconate lactonizing enzyme family protein: MSRNYESLHDPNAEYTMRELSAETMGTTGTRGGGRDVEITDVQTTMVDGNFPWTLVRVYTDAGVVGTGEAYWGAGVPELIERMKPFVVGENPLDIDRLYEHLIQKMSGEGSVEGVTVTAISGIEVALHDLAGKILDVPAYQLLGGKYRDKMRVYCDCHTEDEADPEACADEAERVVDELGYDALKFDLDVPSGFEKDRANRHLRPGEIRHKAEIVEKVTERVKDKADVSFDCHWTFSGGSAKRLADAIEEYDVWWLEDPVPPENLEVQEEVTKNTTTPITVGENRYRVTELRRLIENQAVDIVAPDLPKVGGMRETRKIADVANQYYVPVAMHNVASPIATMAAAHVGTSIPNSLAIEYHSYELGWWEDLVEEDVIEDGYIEVPEEPGLGLTLDMDAVEEHMVEGETLFDEA; encoded by the coding sequence ATGAGCCGAAACTACGAGTCACTCCACGACCCGAATGCGGAGTACACGATGCGAGAGCTCTCCGCCGAGACGATGGGGACCACGGGGACGCGCGGCGGCGGCCGCGACGTCGAGATCACGGACGTGCAGACGACGATGGTCGACGGGAACTTCCCGTGGACGCTCGTCCGCGTGTACACCGACGCGGGCGTCGTCGGCACCGGCGAGGCGTACTGGGGCGCCGGCGTGCCCGAACTCATCGAGCGGATGAAGCCGTTCGTCGTCGGCGAGAACCCGCTCGACATCGACCGCCTCTACGAGCACCTGATCCAGAAGATGTCCGGCGAGGGCTCCGTCGAGGGCGTCACCGTCACGGCCATCTCCGGCATCGAGGTCGCGCTCCACGACCTCGCCGGGAAGATCCTCGACGTGCCCGCCTACCAGCTGCTCGGCGGGAAGTACCGGGACAAGATGCGCGTCTACTGCGACTGCCACACCGAGGACGAGGCGGACCCAGAGGCCTGCGCCGATGAGGCCGAGCGCGTCGTCGATGAGCTGGGCTACGACGCCCTGAAGTTCGACCTCGACGTGCCGAGCGGGTTCGAGAAGGACCGCGCGAACCGCCATCTCCGCCCCGGCGAGATCCGCCACAAGGCGGAGATCGTCGAGAAGGTCACCGAGCGCGTGAAGGACAAGGCCGACGTCTCCTTCGACTGCCACTGGACGTTCTCGGGCGGCTCCGCGAAGCGCCTCGCGGACGCCATCGAGGAGTACGACGTGTGGTGGCTCGAAGACCCCGTCCCGCCGGAGAACCTCGAAGTCCAGGAAGAGGTCACGAAGAACACGACCACGCCGATCACGGTCGGTGAGAACCGCTACCGCGTCACCGAGCTGCGCCGCCTCATCGAGAACCAGGCGGTCGACATCGTCGCGCCCGACCTGCCGAAGGTCGGCGGCATGCGCGAGACCCGCAAGATCGCGGACGTGGCGAACCAGTACTACGTCCCGGTCGCGATGCACAACGTCGCCTCGCCGATCGCGACGATGGCGGCGGCCCACGTCGGCACCTCGATCCCGAACTCGCTCGCGATCGAGTACCACTCCTACGAGCTCGGCTGGTGGGAGGACCTCGTCGAGGAGGACGTCATCGAGGACGGCTACATCGAGGTGCCGGAGGAGCCGGGCCTCGGCCTCACCCTCGACATGGACGCCGTCGAGGAGCACATGGTCGAGGGCGAGACGTTGTTCGACGAGGCGTAA
- the purD gene encoding phosphoribosylamine--glycine ligase, giving the protein MTETVLLVGGGGREHAIARAVADDCALYACASVRNPGIRRLAEGFEEIDETDAEAVADYATDVGADLAVIGPESALEAGVADALDDAGVYAFGPRAEEARLETDKAYQREFMEEHAIPGCPDYAVFDDMAAACEYIDEYDGDLAVKPAGLTGGKGVKVIGDQVTAEEAKAYLRDSDYDRVVLEERLVGEEFTIQAFVANGDVRTTPAVQDHKRAYEGDEGPNTGGMGSYSDTGRSLPFMREGDYEAAVDVLEAVVDALPDYKGVLYGQFMLTDEGPKVVEFNARFGDPEAMNTLPVLDTPFVDVLAAARDGEPLPELSFSGEATVCKYTVPDGYPTDPDAGAEIAVDEESAGDALLYYASVDERDGRLYTTTSRAFAVVGRGDSIAAAEEQAEDALAAAGDRVRIRHDIGKADLVQRRIDHMDELRS; this is encoded by the coding sequence ATGACGGAGACCGTACTCTTAGTGGGGGGCGGCGGGCGCGAACACGCGATCGCCCGCGCCGTGGCGGACGACTGCGCGCTGTACGCCTGCGCGAGCGTCCGGAACCCGGGGATCCGACGACTCGCCGAGGGGTTCGAGGAGATCGACGAGACCGACGCCGAGGCCGTGGCCGACTACGCGACCGACGTGGGCGCCGACCTCGCGGTCATCGGCCCCGAATCGGCGCTGGAGGCCGGGGTCGCGGACGCGCTCGACGACGCCGGCGTCTACGCGTTCGGCCCGCGGGCCGAGGAGGCGCGCTTGGAGACGGACAAGGCGTACCAGCGCGAGTTCATGGAGGAGCACGCGATTCCGGGCTGTCCCGACTACGCGGTGTTCGACGACATGGCGGCGGCCTGCGAGTACATCGACGAGTACGACGGCGACCTCGCGGTCAAGCCCGCCGGCCTCACCGGCGGCAAGGGCGTGAAGGTGATCGGCGATCAGGTGACCGCGGAAGAGGCGAAGGCGTACCTCCGCGACTCCGACTACGACCGCGTCGTCCTCGAAGAGCGGCTCGTCGGCGAGGAGTTCACGATCCAGGCGTTCGTCGCGAACGGCGACGTGCGGACGACGCCCGCGGTCCAGGACCACAAGCGCGCCTACGAGGGCGACGAGGGGCCGAACACCGGCGGGATGGGGTCGTACTCCGACACGGGCCGCTCGCTGCCGTTCATGCGCGAGGGCGACTACGAGGCCGCCGTCGACGTGCTGGAGGCGGTCGTCGACGCGCTCCCCGACTACAAGGGCGTCCTCTACGGCCAGTTCATGCTCACCGACGAGGGGCCGAAGGTCGTCGAGTTCAACGCGCGATTCGGCGACCCGGAGGCGATGAACACGCTGCCCGTTCTCGACACGCCGTTCGTCGACGTGCTCGCCGCGGCCCGCGACGGCGAGCCGCTCCCCGAGCTCTCCTTCTCGGGCGAGGCGACCGTCTGTAAGTACACGGTGCCGGACGGCTACCCGACCGACCCGGACGCGGGCGCCGAGATCGCGGTCGACGAGGAGAGCGCGGGCGACGCGCTCCTCTACTACGCGAGCGTCGACGAGCGCGACGGCCGCCTGTACACGACCACGTCGCGCGCGTTCGCCGTCGTCGGCCGCGGCGACTCCATCGCGGCGGCCGAGGAACAGGCCGAGGACGCGCTGGCGGCCGCGGGCGACCGCGTCCGCATCCGCCACGACATCGGGAAGGCGGACCTCGTTCAGCGCCGGATCGATCACATGGACGAACTCCGGAGCTGA
- a CDS encoding DUF5798 family protein — translation MGFGDTAKKIQTLADRAERTYKKISELRDEVDETQETVIDTSERVKTLENEMAEQRAVLDAVAEEVGVDLERVSTEAHITDAEESAAAEGAEGDSDAAADADDDSAASADPDASDEDAA, via the coding sequence ATGGGATTCGGGGACACCGCCAAGAAGATCCAGACGCTCGCCGACCGCGCGGAGCGCACCTACAAGAAGATCAGCGAGCTGCGCGACGAGGTCGACGAGACGCAGGAGACGGTGATAGACACCTCCGAGCGCGTGAAGACGCTCGAAAACGAGATGGCCGAACAGCGGGCCGTCCTCGACGCGGTCGCCGAAGAGGTCGGCGTCGACTTAGAGCGCGTGAGCACCGAGGCGCACATCACGGACGCCGAGGAATCGGCGGCCGCCGAGGGCGCCGAGGGCGATTCGGACGCCGCCGCCGACGCGGACGACGATTCGGCCGCGAGCGCGGACCCCGACGCGAGCGACGAGGACGCCGCTTAA